A genomic segment from Panthera tigris isolate Pti1 chromosome A1, P.tigris_Pti1_mat1.1, whole genome shotgun sequence encodes:
- the SPART gene encoding spartin yields the protein MEQEPQNGEPSEIKIIKEAYTKAFLFVNKGLNTDELGQKEEAKNYYKQGIGHLLRGISISSTEPEHTGPGWESARQMQQKMKETLQNVRTRLEILEKGLATSLRNDLQEVPKLYPEFPPKDIPEKSPEPHTFSSLSQHTEVNGSTSTTSPGLVSASSSLSLPSQSHPAEAPPAYTPQAAEGHYTVSYGTESGEFSSVGEDFYRNHSQPPPLETLGLDADELILIPNGVQIFFVNPAGEVSAPSYPGYLRIVRFLDNSLDTVLNRPPGFLQVCDWLYPLVPDRSPVLKCTVGAYMFPDTMLQASGCFVGVVLSSELPEDDRELFEDLLRQMSDLRLQANWNRAEGENEFQIPGRARCSSDQLKEASGTDVRQLGPSLDQDNKDMRHKGKRGKKTKDTSSEEVNLSHIVPYEPGSEDKAKELPEWSEKVAQNILSGASWVSWGLVKGAEFTGKAIQKGASKLRERIQPEEKPVEVSPAVTRGLYIAKQATGGAAKVSQFLVDGVCTVANCVGKELAPHVKKHGSKLVPESLKKDRNGKSPLDGAMVVAASSVQGFSTVWQGLECAAKCIVNNVSAETVQTVRYKYGHTAGEATHDAVDSAINVGVTAYNIDNIGIKAMVKKTAKQTGQTLLEDYKIVDNSKGGHQEGRANVNMKREKGEQTEEREKNEAKKKEK from the exons ATGGAGCAAGAACCACAAAATGGAGAACCTTCTGAAATTAAGATCATCAAGGAAGCATACACAAAGgcctttttatttgttaataaagGACTGAATACAGATGAATTAGGTcagaaggaagaagcaaagaacTACTATAAGCAAGGAATAGGACACCTGCTCAGGGGAATCAGCATTTCATCCACAGAGCCTGAACACACTGGTCCTGGTTGGGAATCTGCTAGACAGAtgcaacagaaaatgaaagaaacactACAGAATGTACGTACTAGATTGGAAATTCTGGAGAAGGGTCTTGCCACTTCTCTACGGAATGATCTCCAGGAGGTGCCCAAGTTATATCCAGAATTTCCGCCTAAAGACATACCTGAAAAGTCACCAGAGCCTCACACCTTTAGTTCACTTTCTCAGCACACTGAAGTAAATGGAAGCACTTCAACAACAAGTCCAGGGTTGGTTTCTGCATCTAGTTCTTTATCCTTACCATCTCAGAGTCATCCAGCAGAAGCACCTCCTGCTTATACTCCTCAGGCTGCTGAGGGTCATTATACTGTATCCTATGGGACAGAATCTGGGGAATTTTCATCAGTTGGAGAAGACTTTTATAGGAATCATTCTCAACCACCTCCTCTTGAGACCTTAGGGCTAGATGCAGATGAGTTGATTTTGATACCAAATggagtacagattttttttgtaaatcctGCAGGGGAGGTTAGTGCACCTTCGTATCCAGGGTATCTTCGAATTGTGAGGTTCTTGGATAATTCTCTTGATACAGTTCTAAACCGTCCTCCTGGGTTTCTTCAG GTTTGTGACTGGTTGTATCCTCTAGTTCCTGATAGATCTCCAGTTCTTAAATGTACTGTGGGAGCCTACATGTTTCCTGATACCATGTTACAAGCGTCAGGATGCTTTGTGGGGGTTGTCTTGTCTTCTGAATTACCAGAAGATGATAGAGAACTCTTCGAGGATTTATTAAGACAGATGTCTGACCTTCGGCTTCAG GCCAACTGGAACCgggcagaaggagaaaatgaattccAAATCCCTGGAAGAGCAAGATGTTCCTCTGACCAGTTGAAAGAAGCCAGTGGCACTGACGTGAGACAGTTGGGTCCTTCGTTGGACCAAGACAATAAGGACATGCGTCATAAAGGAAAACGGgggaaaaaa aCCAAAGATACTTCAAGTGAAGAAGTTAATCTGAGTCACATTGTACCCTATGAGCCAGGTTCAGAAGACAAAGCAAAGGAATTACCCGAATGGAGTGAGAAAGTGGCTCAAAATATTTTGTCAG GTGCTTCCTGGGTGAGCTGGGGTTTGGTCAAAGGTGCTGAATTTACTGGGAAAGCAATCCAGAAAGGCGCTTCTAAACTCCGTGAACGGATTCAACCAGAAGAAAAACCAGTGGAAGTTAGTCCAGCTGTGACCAGGGGACTTTATATAGCAAAGCAGGCTACAGGAGGAGCAGCAAAAGTCAGTCAGTTCCTGG TTGATGGAGTTTGCACTGTAGCAAATTGTGTTGGAAAGGAACTAGCTCCACACGTCAAGAAGCATGGAAGCAAACTTGTTCCAGAATCtcttaaaaaagacagaaatggaaagtCTCCTCTGGATGGTGCTATGGTCGTAGCAGCAAGTAGTGTTCAAG gATTTTCAACTGTCTGGCAGGGATTGGAATGTGCAGCTAAATGTATTGTTAACAATGTTTCAGCAGAAACTGTACAAACTGTCAGATACAA ATACGGGCATACTGCAGGAGAAGCTACACATGATGCAGTAGATTCTGCCATCAATGTTGGTGTAACTGCCTATAATATTGACAACATTGGTATCAAAGCAATGgtgaagaaaacagcaaaacaaacaggACAAACCCTCCTTGAAGACTATAAAATAGTTGATAATTCTAAGGGGGGACATCAAGAAGGAAGAGCAAATGTAAAcatgaaaagggagaaaggtgAGCAGACAGAGGAACGAGAGAAGAATgaggcaaagaagaaagaaaaatga
- the LOC122241874 gene encoding serine/arginine repetitive matrix protein 1-like, with product MRQQEGSKETFREDDDQRGGGRPGLLCPAPPPSPVSPRGPGRSRHQPALGVRARANPSPPAAAPPVPSRSRAPGRPPKSSPPGCRRPEACSLRRGAAAKCPAGTGPEVLRASHERARDRTTELTKHSKSRAPERATSRGRAAPPVSSRSRIGALRVACQSPSNPGVKAKLCGEKRGEGGRPQRTTRTSPSARTLDPGLRGHVDNPRACAISSASPAPPSADPRLPERLGESGGQGRKSWLEGALRAVHVREQRPILSALLEPRLCDSCILRQLPPKVHVRYVVKVSGCVI from the exons ATGAGGCAGCAAGAAGGGTCAAAAGAGACATTCCGGGAGGACGACGAccaaaggggagggg GGCGTCCGGGCCTCCtctgtcctgcccctccccccagccccgtcAGCCCGCGGGGCCCGGGGCGCTCACGCCACCAGCCCGCCTTGGGGGTCCGCGCGAGGGCGAATCCTTCTCCGCCGGCCGCCGCCCCACCTGTGCCTTCCAGATCTCGGGCGCCCGGGCGCCCCCCGAAGAGCTCCCCGCCCGGCTGCCGCAGGCCGGAGGCCTGCTCCCTCAGACGCGGCGCGGCGGCGAAGTGCCCGGCCGGGACCGGTCCCGAGGTTCTTCGCGCTTCGCACGAGCGCGCGCGCGACCGCACGACGGAACTCACAAAGCATTCCAAGTCGCGCGCTCCAGAGCGCGCCACGTCACGCGGCCGCGCCGCCCCGCCCGTCAGCTCTCGCTCCCGCATCGGGGCACTGCGG GTGGCGTGTCAGTCACCTTCGAACCCCGGAGTCAAGGCGAAACTCTGTGGGGAGAAAAGGGGCGAGGGCGGAAGGCCGCAGAGAACTACGCGAACCAGCCCCTCGGCGCGGACCCTCGACCCGGGTCTCCGCGGCCACGTCGACAACCCCCGCGCTTGCGCAATATCttctgcctcccccgcccccccctccgcgGACCCAAGGCTGCCGGAGAGGCTAGGAGAGAGTGGTGGGCAGGGACGGAAGTCGTGGCTAGAGGGAGCCCTGCGCGCGGTGCACGTGCGAGAACAAAGGCCGATTCTCTCCGCTCTTCTGGAACCTAGGCTTTGTGACTCCTGCATTCTGAGACAGTTACCTCCCAAAGTCCACGTACGCTACGTGGTAAAAGTCTCGGGGTGTGTAATCTAG